A genome region from Arachidicoccus soli includes the following:
- the gatA gene encoding Asp-tRNA(Asn)/Glu-tRNA(Gln) amidotransferase subunit GatA has product MAAYHQELKDSHTSCTEAVNHFLQQIEAKKHLNAFLEVFAEEALIQAGKLDKLRAKGDKMGKLHGVIVGLKDVISYKNHKLSAASKILENYKAVYNATVVDSLLAEGAIIIGRQNCDEFAMGSSNENSAFGKVLNDADNSRVPGGSSGGSAVAVQAGMCMVSLGSDTGGSVRQPADFCGVVGLKPSYGRVSRYGLIAYASSFDQIGIFSQSVEDAALTLEVIAGKDDFDSTVSNEPVEAYSSALNENKKYKIAYIKQSLEHPSLNIEIKTSIYAYIEKLKEAGHQVDAIDFEYLDYVVPAYYVLTTAEASTNLSRYDGVKFGYQIKEASGDLTDFYKKNRSYGFGKEVKRRIMLGSFVLSSLYYDSYFTKAQKVRQIVANKAQEIFSIYDALISPTAPSTAFKFEEKNHDATEMYLADIYTVFANLAGIPGISLPLFKSKLGIPFGMQVMTNQMKELSLLNLSKQMVQIQESN; this is encoded by the coding sequence ATTGCAGCCTATCATCAAGAATTAAAAGATAGTCATACTTCTTGTACAGAAGCAGTAAATCATTTTTTACAACAAATTGAAGCCAAGAAACATTTAAACGCATTCTTAGAAGTGTTTGCTGAAGAGGCATTAATACAAGCCGGAAAATTAGACAAACTGCGGGCTAAAGGCGATAAAATGGGGAAATTGCATGGTGTAATTGTTGGTTTAAAAGATGTAATTAGCTACAAAAATCATAAGCTATCCGCAGCCTCTAAAATATTAGAAAATTACAAAGCAGTTTATAATGCCACAGTGGTCGACAGTCTATTAGCCGAGGGGGCTATTATTATAGGTCGTCAAAACTGTGATGAATTTGCGATGGGTAGCAGTAATGAAAATTCCGCTTTTGGGAAAGTATTAAATGATGCAGATAACTCACGTGTTCCCGGCGGTTCCTCAGGAGGATCAGCGGTTGCAGTGCAAGCAGGTATGTGCATGGTTAGTCTTGGTAGTGATACAGGAGGTTCTGTAAGACAACCTGCAGATTTCTGCGGGGTGGTTGGCCTAAAACCTTCTTACGGGCGTGTTTCCCGTTATGGATTAATAGCCTATGCTTCATCATTTGATCAAATTGGTATTTTTTCCCAAAGCGTGGAAGATGCAGCATTGACTTTAGAGGTAATCGCCGGAAAAGATGATTTTGATAGTACAGTCAGTAATGAACCAGTGGAAGCTTATTCATCTGCACTCAATGAAAACAAAAAATATAAGATTGCGTATATTAAACAGTCATTAGAACACCCTTCATTAAATATAGAAATAAAAACTTCGATTTACGCTTATATAGAAAAGCTAAAAGAAGCCGGCCACCAGGTAGATGCAATAGATTTTGAATACTTAGATTATGTTGTTCCCGCTTATTATGTTCTTACAACAGCCGAGGCCTCAACCAATCTCTCGCGATATGATGGTGTAAAATTTGGATATCAAATAAAAGAAGCTTCAGGCGATTTAACAGATTTTTATAAAAAAAATAGAAGCTACGGCTTTGGAAAAGAAGTAAAAAGAAGAATAATGTTAGGAAGTTTTGTATTAAGTTCCTTGTATTACGATTCTTATTTTACTAAAGCTCAGAAAGTTAGACAAATAGTTGCAAATAAAGCTCAAGAAATTTTTTCAATTTATGATGCCTTAATTTCGCCTACAGCCCCCAGTACTGCATTCAAATTTGAAGAAAAGAATCATGATGCGACAGAGATGTATCTTGCTGATATATATACAGTTTTCGCCAATTTAGCCGGCATTCCCGGAATTTCCCTCCCACTATTCAAATCCAAACTTGGCATACCTTTTGGGATGCAGGTGATGACAAATCAAATGAAAGAGTTATCTTTGCTGAATCTTTCAAAACAAATGGTGCAGATTCAAGAGTCTAATTAA
- a CDS encoding lytic transglycosylase domain-containing protein produces MTRNTLFKMQQNFFTLTGVKYVLGMMMMGAFAFSIMSFTNFSNINAPGKDKKVIKATKGPKGFVTLLPAKTGVTLDPNTEGIRSTTAPAEVKVALNAHVKDFAHNYINEEYTDLTRMKVWAKPIFKTMDKILIEYNLPTQLKYLAVIESSLSKNMRMSSGALGPWQLMPDEAIRYGLRKDGHDYRTDYAKSTVAAAKLLTSLHDRYHDWLLTIAAYNAGVGGVNRAIKAAGSTDFWKVQRYLPQETRNEVKKFISTHYFFEGSGGITTMSAKEIKKYKSEQDDNGDLIELNPYNKNIRIKGIYNKEAICKVLNINESDFDKDNPNFDKALADGQFYDMRLPEGKSASFVQNKDEILRQCFDQLLNNSNNNETLPKNRTKIDR; encoded by the coding sequence ATGACAAGGAATACACTATTTAAAATGCAACAAAATTTTTTCACCTTAACAGGTGTAAAATATGTGCTTGGTATGATGATGATGGGTGCATTTGCATTTTCAATAATGTCTTTTACCAACTTTTCAAATATCAATGCTCCCGGCAAAGATAAAAAGGTAATAAAGGCAACAAAAGGTCCAAAAGGTTTTGTAACATTATTACCTGCTAAAACAGGTGTTACACTCGACCCTAATACTGAAGGAATTCGTTCAACTACTGCTCCGGCTGAGGTAAAAGTAGCACTCAACGCCCACGTAAAAGATTTTGCCCATAATTATATTAATGAGGAATATACTGATCTTACTAGGATGAAAGTATGGGCTAAACCCATATTTAAAACCATGGACAAGATTCTTATTGAATATAATTTACCAACACAATTAAAATACTTAGCTGTTATTGAAAGTAGTTTAAGTAAGAATATGCGTATGAGCTCAGGCGCTTTAGGACCTTGGCAATTAATGCCTGATGAAGCCATTCGTTATGGACTAAGAAAAGATGGTCACGATTATCGTACTGATTACGCTAAAAGTACAGTTGCTGCAGCAAAGTTGCTTACTTCTTTACATGATCGATATCATGATTGGTTACTGACTATTGCCGCATACAATGCAGGTGTAGGTGGCGTGAATCGTGCGATTAAAGCAGCCGGAAGTACAGACTTTTGGAAGGTACAACGTTATTTACCTCAAGAGACACGTAATGAAGTTAAAAAATTTATTAGTACACATTATTTCTTTGAAGGTAGTGGCGGAATCACTACGATGAGTGCTAAAGAAATAAAGAAGTATAAAAGTGAACAAGATGATAATGGGGACTTAATAGAATTAAATCCATATAATAAAAACATTCGTATAAAAGGAATTTATAACAAAGAAGCTATTTGTAAAGTATTAAATATAAATGAGAGCGACTTTGACAAGGACAATCCTAATTTTGATAAGGCATTAGCCGATGGACAGTTTTATGATATGCGCTTGCCCGAAGGCAAATCGGCATCTTTTGTTCAAAACAAAGATGAGATTTTAAGACAATGCTTTGATCAGTTACTTAATAACTCAAATAACAACGAAACACTTCCTAAAAACAGGACAAAGATAGACAGATAG
- a CDS encoding transposase codes for MELGHLLLITTDQYQFIVDYKVMQEQRDAARITSLAQRLAKTLEGKQIASISFDKGFYSKENLATLQQNAVGQIILPKKGKLNQAEKQMQSEKSYKTLRHQHSAVESNINMLEHHGLGRCMDKGIKGFRRYVGISVLSYNLHILGNILVQTEKAAALKAEKARLRKAA; via the coding sequence GTGGAATTGGGACATTTATTGCTTATTACCACAGATCAGTACCAATTTATCGTAGATTACAAAGTGATGCAGGAGCAAAGGGATGCCGCTCGGATAACTTCCTTAGCTCAAAGATTAGCAAAGACTCTGGAGGGAAAACAAATAGCCAGCATAAGCTTTGACAAGGGCTTCTATAGCAAAGAAAATCTGGCAACATTACAGCAGAATGCTGTCGGCCAAATCATACTACCGAAGAAAGGAAAATTGAACCAAGCCGAAAAACAAATGCAGTCAGAAAAGTCGTATAAAACATTGCGCCATCAGCATAGTGCTGTGGAGAGTAACATTAATATGCTGGAGCACCACGGACTGGGTAGGTGTATGGATAAAGGTATAAAAGGCTTTAGAAGATACGTTGGCATCAGTGTGCTGTCATATAATTTACACATACTAGGAAACATATTGGTGCAGACAGAAAAGGCAGCGGCTTTAAAAGCAGAGAAAGCAAGACTAAGAAAGGCCGCATAG
- a CDS encoding PIN domain-containing protein: MDRILIDIDVILDFFFDREPFSDDASKILSLCEKRELKGFITPVMISNIYYLLRKTAKHEKVIENLKMLLNIVDIAIINKQTVFDALISEFKDFEDALQNFSAQNEKEIKIIITRNIKDYKTSKLSVMTPEIYLKTAQI, encoded by the coding sequence ATGGATAGAATTTTAATTGATATTGATGTAATTCTCGATTTCTTTTTTGACAGGGAACCTTTTTCGGATGATGCTTCAAAAATTTTAAGTCTATGTGAAAAAAGAGAATTAAAAGGTTTTATAACACCAGTAATGATTAGCAATATTTATTATCTTCTTAGAAAAACTGCCAAACATGAAAAAGTTATCGAGAATCTTAAAATGCTCTTGAACATTGTTGATATTGCAATAATAAATAAGCAAACTGTTTTTGATGCTTTGATTTCTGAATTTAAAGATTTTGAAGACGCTTTGCAGAATTTTTCTGCACAGAATGAAAAGGAAATAAAAATAATAATTACACGGAACATTAAGGATTACAAGACGAGTAAGCTATCGGTGATGACACCTGAAATTTACCTAAAAACAGCGCAAATTTAG
- a CDS encoding DUF6364 family protein, whose amino-acid sequence MNTKLTLTIEQSVIEKAKKYARKRERSLSDLIENYLKTLTGGSVNNEDDLTPIVKSLRGSFKPPKNFNYKKELTDRLYEKYL is encoded by the coding sequence ATGAATACGAAACTCACATTAACAATCGAGCAGTCGGTAATTGAAAAGGCTAAAAAATACGCGCGAAAGAGAGAAAGAAGTCTTTCTGATCTCATTGAAAATTATTTAAAAACATTAACTGGTGGATCTGTAAATAATGAAGATGACCTAACACCTATCGTTAAATCATTACGGGGTTCTTTTAAACCACCTAAAAATTTCAATTATAAAAAAGAGCTTACAGATCGTTTATATGAAAAATATTTATAA
- a CDS encoding ATP-binding protein → MTFKRNIENSLHRWKSSTTRKPLIIRGARQVGKTTLIHDFARSYTHAIVLNLEKLADRRYFDNLEDVHTIMEALFLANNIPSSAITNTLLFIDEIQESPKAIQLLRYFYEELPLLHIICAGSLLEFAMQKVHSFPVGRVEFLYLHPLNFQEYLEAIGKQQLLEQLKQIPIKQMAHQALLNTFHRYAIIGGMPEVVKIDVERNNLSDLPMIYESIWSTYKNDVEKYTSNDTERKIIKHLMDTAPLYLDERVKFQGFGNSNYRSREIGEAFRTLDEAKIIRLIYPTTDLIPPLKTDLKKAPRLQFLDTGLVNYSLGIQAEMLAMNDLNIAYKGAVIPHLITQEIISLQSISAHKPNFWVREKSQSSAEVDLLYAYKQFTIPIEIKSGSTGSLKSLHQFIEAANHPYAIRMYGGPFKVEQAMTPNKKPYLLMNLPYYAGTLLPEYIEWFLQHKI, encoded by the coding sequence ATGACTTTCAAAAGAAATATTGAAAACTCTCTTCATCGTTGGAAATCAAGCACCACACGCAAACCACTCATTATCAGAGGTGCGCGGCAGGTTGGCAAAACTACTTTAATACACGATTTTGCGAGAAGCTATACACATGCAATTGTACTTAATTTAGAGAAACTAGCTGACCGCCGTTATTTTGACAACCTGGAAGATGTTCATACAATTATGGAGGCTTTGTTTTTGGCCAATAATATTCCTTCCTCAGCTATTACAAACACACTTTTATTCATCGATGAAATACAGGAGAGTCCTAAGGCTATCCAGTTATTACGTTATTTTTATGAAGAATTACCGCTATTACATATCATTTGTGCAGGCTCTTTATTAGAGTTTGCCATGCAGAAAGTACATAGCTTCCCGGTAGGTCGGGTGGAATTCTTATATCTACACCCACTGAATTTTCAAGAATATCTAGAGGCTATTGGAAAGCAGCAATTACTTGAGCAATTAAAGCAAATCCCAATAAAGCAAATGGCTCATCAAGCATTATTGAATACCTTTCATCGTTATGCAATTATTGGCGGCATGCCGGAAGTGGTTAAAATAGATGTCGAACGAAATAACCTTTCCGATTTACCCATGATTTATGAAAGTATTTGGAGTACTTATAAAAATGATGTGGAAAAATATACTTCCAACGACACGGAAAGGAAAATTATTAAGCATTTAATGGATACTGCGCCGCTGTATCTGGATGAACGCGTTAAATTTCAAGGATTTGGTAATTCTAACTATCGATCAAGAGAAATAGGCGAAGCGTTCAGAACACTTGATGAAGCAAAGATCATCCGTTTGATTTATCCTACGACAGATTTAATTCCACCTTTGAAAACAGATTTAAAGAAAGCACCACGATTACAATTTCTGGATACTGGCTTAGTCAATTATTCCCTCGGCATTCAAGCAGAAATGTTGGCTATGAACGATTTAAATATTGCTTACAAAGGAGCGGTTATTCCTCATTTAATAACACAGGAAATTATATCTCTTCAAAGCATTTCTGCTCATAAACCTAATTTTTGGGTAAGGGAAAAAAGTCAGTCGAGTGCAGAGGTTGATCTACTTTACGCTTATAAACAATTTACTATCCCTATAGAGATAAAATCAGGAAGTACAGGTTCTTTAAAATCACTTCATCAGTTTATAGAAGCAGCCAACCATCCATATGCTATAAGAATGTACGGAGGACCTTTCAAGGTTGAGCAAGCCATGACTCCAAACAAAAAACCATACTTATTAATGAACTTGCCATATTATGCAGGCACCTTATTGCCAGAGTATATTGAATGGTTTTTGCAGCACAAAATCTAA
- a CDS encoding helix-turn-helix transcriptional regulator translates to MAKKEIKTTDIWNEKKLDTVKDFILSHSAKQSKERLIKNELLAIKYRIEDYIESDTPLQKLKILDFVNAYLSALNITKKNLAELFEMQDSNLYKYLTGERKLNTDFVLKLSAFSHINPEYWLRIEIKNGLFDIKQEKKKFKNYKKYDYKNLLEIAE, encoded by the coding sequence ATGGCAAAAAAAGAAATTAAGACAACAGATATTTGGAATGAAAAAAAATTGGATACCGTCAAAGACTTCATTCTTTCTCATTCGGCAAAACAATCTAAAGAGCGTTTAATTAAAAATGAACTGCTCGCAATAAAATACCGGATTGAAGATTATATTGAAAGTGATACCCCTTTGCAAAAGCTCAAGATACTTGATTTTGTGAATGCGTATCTTTCAGCATTAAACATCACGAAAAAAAACTTGGCGGAACTCTTTGAAATGCAAGACAGTAATTTGTATAAATATCTTACTGGTGAACGGAAATTGAATACCGATTTCGTGCTTAAACTAAGTGCCTTTTCACACATAAACCCCGAATATTGGTTGAGAATTGAAATTAAAAATGGATTGTTTGATATAAAGCAAGAAAAAAAGAAGTTTAAAAATTATAAGAAATACGATTATAAAAATCTGTTAGAAATCGCAGAGTAA
- a CDS encoding tyrosine recombinase: protein MMLGHTKIATTQIYADVDEEKILDDTFDLEEKLELKRARVKEHLQSSGTII from the coding sequence ATGATGCTCGGCCATACAAAGATTGCCACCACACAGATTTATGCGGATGTGGATGAAGAAAAAATCTTAGATGATACTTTTGATTTAGAAGAAAAGCTTGAATTAAAACGGGCGCGCGTTAAGGAACATCTGCAATCAAGTGGTACTATAATATAA
- a CDS encoding site-specific integrase: MTRIFPRITNKDVNDYLKNIQEIYGIPFDLTFHIARHTFAKTVALKTASRLKRYK, from the coding sequence ATGACCAGGATATTCCCACGCATTACCAATAAGGATGTAAACGATTATTTGAAAAATATACAGGAAATCTACGGCATCCCCTTCGACCTTACTTTTCATATTGCACGGCATACCTTTGCAAAAACAGTTGCTTTGAAAACGGCATCCCGCTTGAAACGGTACAAATGA
- a CDS encoding phage integrase SAM-like domain-containing protein, with protein sequence MDELLTADGVKQAYLGKQFSLKGHKLKELLDYYKKIWEQKLDNGGLKNYRTTIDYVKRFLAFKFKTNKDVYLSQVNMEFMTELEHYIRNYPIKENDPCLGNGLGKQIQRFKTIIKWSKTIKWSKENQAAEYPCNIKKNKRKKLSIEQLVTLENKSFLNERLQFVRDLFLFSCYTGLAYAEVMKLDESHFEWDTNGITWCLIYRDKTKAYVPSLS encoded by the coding sequence ATGGATGAACTGTTGACTGCTGACGGGGTCAAACAAGCTTATTTAGGCAAGCAGTTTTCTTTAAAAGGACATAAGTTGAAAGAGTTGCTTGATTACTACAAAAAAATCTGGGAACAAAAATTAGATAATGGGGGACTCAAAAATTATCGTACTACTATTGATTATGTGAAACGTTTTCTTGCATTCAAATTCAAAACAAACAAGGATGTTTATTTGTCTCAGGTCAATATGGAGTTTATGACGGAACTGGAACATTATATCCGCAATTACCCAATCAAGGAAAACGATCCTTGTTTGGGTAACGGTTTAGGCAAACAAATCCAGCGCTTTAAGACCATCATTAAATGGAGTAAAACTATTAAGTGGAGTAAAGAAAATCAGGCCGCCGAATATCCCTGCAATATCAAAAAGAATAAGCGCAAGAAATTGTCCATCGAGCAACTCGTTACCTTGGAAAACAAATCTTTTTTGAACGAAAGATTGCAATTTGTAAGGGACTTGTTTTTGTTTTCCTGTTATACCGGTCTCGCCTATGCGGAAGTGATGAAACTCGACGAAAGCCATTTTGAGTGGGACACAAATGGGATTACCTGGTGTCTTATTTACAGGGACAAAACGAAAGCTTATGTCCCGTCTCTCTCATAA
- a CDS encoding Arm DNA-binding domain-containing protein codes for MEQTHTFAVDFLVRKSKTDKSIAFIYARITLDGESREISIQEEIKTKDWDAKKEAVKGRSIEVQSINEHIESVR; via the coding sequence ATGGAACAGACACACACATTTGCAGTGGACTTCCTTGTAAGGAAGAGCAAAACAGACAAGAGCATTGCATTTATTTATGCACGTATCACCCTTGATGGAGAATCCAGGGAAATTTCCATTCAGGAAGAAATCAAAACCAAAGATTGGGATGCAAAAAAAGAAGCTGTTAAAGGTCGATCGATAGAAGTACAGTCTATTAACGAGCATATTGAAAGTGTACGTTAA
- the ltrA gene encoding group II intron reverse transcriptase/maturase: protein MNQQSEAEKKVEKSSSSRDVKPPEEARALDGAVAGDRIEKGSNPPELRLIDKLLNIDNLNEAFIKVVDNKGAAGVDGMEVGDLKLFLRKNWPTIEQQLKQGKYKPQPVKKVEIPKPDGGVRMLGIPTVLDRFLQQALLQVLTPIWEPTFSDNSFGFRPGRKAIDAVKRAKGYQEEGYRIVIDMDLSKFFDEIPHDRLMSKIMLKTPGEREIHKLIHGYLTAGMMKDGLIEDRSKGSPQGSPCSPLLSNIVLDELDKELEKRGHRFCRYADDVNVYVKTKRAGDRAAASIQNFVEKKMKLKVNKEKSKVDRPVKRKFLGFSFYYKKGKQMGIRVAPKSVTRLKETLRDLFHQGRGRSLPGFIHNDLNPVIRGWFNYYRPADMKSLSQDLDEWIRHRLRNILWRQWKRNWTRFLNLRKGGLSEEHAVRSAFNQRGPWFNSGASHMNLAFPKKYFDELRLFSFVDAYKVYTASQESSSPT from the coding sequence ATGAATCAACAGTCAGAAGCAGAAAAGAAGGTGGAAAAATCTTCATCATCAAGGGATGTAAAACCTCCGGAAGAGGCAAGGGCCCTCGATGGTGCCGTTGCTGGTGACCGCATAGAGAAAGGAAGTAATCCCCCTGAACTCCGCTTAATTGACAAACTCCTAAACATTGATAACTTGAATGAAGCTTTCATTAAAGTCGTAGACAATAAAGGAGCTGCCGGAGTAGATGGGATGGAAGTAGGAGATCTAAAATTATTTCTAAGGAAAAATTGGCCGACAATAGAGCAGCAGCTGAAACAAGGAAAATACAAACCGCAGCCAGTCAAGAAGGTAGAGATACCCAAGCCAGACGGTGGTGTGCGCATGTTAGGTATTCCTACAGTATTAGACAGGTTTCTGCAACAAGCTCTATTGCAAGTCCTTACCCCAATCTGGGAGCCAACCTTCTCGGACAATAGCTTCGGCTTTCGTCCGGGTCGCAAAGCGATCGATGCGGTAAAGCGAGCAAAAGGATATCAGGAAGAGGGATATCGGATTGTTATCGACATGGACCTCTCAAAATTCTTCGATGAGATTCCTCACGATAGACTAATGAGCAAAATCATGCTAAAAACGCCGGGAGAACGAGAAATTCACAAACTCATCCATGGATATTTAACTGCCGGAATGATGAAAGATGGACTAATTGAAGATCGATCAAAGGGCTCTCCACAAGGGTCCCCTTGTAGTCCACTCTTGTCTAATATCGTGCTCGATGAACTAGACAAAGAATTGGAAAAACGTGGCCATCGATTTTGCCGTTATGCTGATGATGTTAATGTGTATGTGAAGACGAAAAGAGCAGGTGATAGGGCTGCCGCCTCCATTCAGAATTTTGTCGAGAAAAAGATGAAACTGAAAGTAAACAAGGAAAAGAGTAAGGTCGACAGACCGGTAAAACGGAAGTTTCTCGGTTTCTCCTTCTATTATAAGAAGGGAAAACAAATGGGTATTCGAGTTGCTCCTAAAAGCGTTACTCGTTTAAAGGAAACACTTAGAGACCTATTCCATCAAGGCCGTGGGCGTAGTTTACCTGGATTTATCCACAACGATCTTAATCCCGTTATACGAGGTTGGTTTAACTACTACCGTCCTGCAGATATGAAATCCCTCAGCCAAGATTTGGACGAATGGATTCGACACCGCTTACGCAACATTCTTTGGCGACAATGGAAACGCAATTGGACAAGATTCTTGAACCTCCGTAAAGGTGGGCTATCCGAGGAGCATGCAGTTCGCTCTGCCTTTAATCAGCGTGGACCGTGGTTCAACTCCGGTGCCTCACACATGAATCTCGCATTTCCTAAGAAATATTTTGATGAGCTACGACTTTTTAGCTTCGTAGATGCCTATAAAGTCTACACAGCTTCTCAGGAAAGTAGTTCTCCAACGTAA
- a CDS encoding ABC transporter permease: MGKLFRILWNSFLMALQELKVNKLRTFLSLFGVTIGIFCIIGVLALVDSLQHKVESDMNQLGSNMVQVGKWEFLNTNDYPWWKFINRPEVKYSEYLFLKQNTTDADAMYYLNNTNALLQYKDNTYNANVYGTSDEFSRIQTIDIDAGRYITENEFNRGMAVCVIGNEVATQLFKDPFLAVGQQISVKGNKVTVIGVVKKQGQMINIFQFDQSIIEPYHYFASIYNAEKLSPQIFVQSKPGISNKAMINELRGLMRQVRRLSPKQDDNFALNDINLFRDQIDSLFSVLNTSGWAIAGLSLLVGGFGIANIMFVTVRERRSQIGLKKALGAKNKTILTEFLIESAFLCVIGGLIGLILVWLLTLILSNFIPFPIFIAGRIIVLAFSICLFLGVLSGIIPASVAAKLNPVVAIRSN; the protein is encoded by the coding sequence ATGGGCAAATTATTTCGCATACTTTGGAATAGTTTTTTAATGGCCTTGCAAGAACTCAAGGTCAATAAACTACGCACTTTTCTTTCGCTGTTTGGCGTTACAATTGGCATCTTTTGTATTATTGGCGTATTAGCACTCGTTGATAGCTTACAACATAAAGTTGAATCCGATATGAATCAACTGGGTTCTAATATGGTACAAGTGGGGAAATGGGAATTTCTAAATACCAACGATTACCCTTGGTGGAAATTTATCAACAGACCTGAAGTAAAATATAGCGAGTACCTGTTTTTAAAACAAAATACTACAGATGCTGACGCAATGTATTATTTAAATAATACAAATGCGTTGCTTCAATATAAAGATAATACTTACAATGCCAATGTTTATGGAACCTCCGATGAATTTAGCAGAATACAAACAATAGATATCGATGCCGGTCGTTATATTACTGAAAATGAGTTTAATCGAGGAATGGCTGTTTGCGTTATTGGTAACGAAGTAGCAACACAGCTATTTAAAGACCCTTTTCTTGCAGTTGGCCAACAAATAAGTGTCAAAGGAAATAAAGTAACAGTGATTGGTGTTGTTAAAAAACAAGGCCAAATGATTAATATTTTTCAATTTGATCAGTCAATCATTGAGCCCTACCACTATTTTGCCTCTATTTACAATGCAGAAAAATTAAGTCCTCAAATTTTTGTTCAGAGTAAACCAGGGATCTCTAATAAAGCAATGATTAATGAGTTACGTGGATTGATGCGCCAAGTTAGAAGGCTTAGCCCAAAACAAGACGACAATTTTGCACTAAACGACATCAATCTTTTCCGTGATCAAATAGATAGTCTTTTTAGCGTTCTAAACACAAGTGGTTGGGCTATTGCAGGCCTTTCCTTATTGGTAGGCGGTTTTGGGATTGCCAATATTATGTTTGTAACCGTACGCGAAAGGAGATCACAAATTGGGCTTAAAAAAGCACTTGGGGCAAAAAACAAAACCATTCTAACAGAGTTCTTAATAGAAAGCGCATTCCTATGTGTAATCGGTGGATTAATAGGCTTAATACTTGTCTGGCTGCTCACCTTAATCCTTAGCAATTTTATTCCTTTTCCAATTTTTATTGCAGGAAGAATTATCGTTTTAGCATTCTCGATTTGCCTATTTTTAGGCGTATTATCAGGCATTATCCCCGCCTCTGTAGCGGCAAAACTTAATCCTGTTGTCGCAATTAGAAGTAATTAA
- the tsaD gene encoding tRNA (adenosine(37)-N6)-threonylcarbamoyltransferase complex transferase subunit TsaD: MQKDSTNIILLAIESSCDETSAAICQNGKILSNIIATQKIHEQYGGVVPELASRAHIQNIVPVVDTALKKANCALNEVDAIAFTQAPGLIGSLLVGTQFAKSIALALEKPLIAVHHMQAHVLANLIADERPEFPFLCLTVSGGHTQIVLALSPLKLEVIGETIDDAAGEAFDKTAKILGLKYPGGPLIDKYAKDGNPLAFKFAEPQVPDLNFSFSGIKTSVLYFLQKQIMINPNFIEENLKDLCASIQHTIINVLMKKLKKAIQQTGVKHVCIAGGVSANSGLRKTLTDFGLENNIKTYIPDFQYCVDNAAMIAITGYYKFLNNEFSSLDISPSARANW; encoded by the coding sequence ATGCAAAAAGATTCTACAAATATCATCTTACTGGCTATAGAAAGTTCTTGTGACGAAACAAGCGCAGCTATTTGTCAAAACGGGAAAATTTTATCCAACATTATTGCGACACAAAAGATACATGAACAATACGGCGGTGTAGTTCCAGAATTGGCAAGCCGTGCTCATATTCAAAATATAGTTCCAGTAGTAGATACGGCCTTAAAGAAGGCGAATTGCGCTTTGAACGAAGTAGATGCGATAGCCTTTACCCAGGCACCAGGCTTGATTGGGAGCTTATTAGTTGGGACACAATTTGCCAAATCTATTGCATTGGCACTTGAAAAACCTTTGATTGCTGTGCATCATATGCAAGCGCATGTTTTGGCTAATTTAATTGCCGATGAAAGGCCAGAATTCCCGTTTTTGTGCTTAACAGTAAGTGGCGGACATACACAAATTGTCTTGGCCCTCTCTCCTTTAAAATTAGAAGTTATTGGTGAGACTATAGATGATGCAGCAGGCGAAGCTTTTGACAAAACTGCTAAAATATTGGGGTTAAAATACCCAGGTGGTCCATTGATAGATAAATATGCTAAAGACGGGAACCCGTTAGCCTTCAAATTTGCAGAACCACAAGTACCTGATCTGAACTTTAGTTTTAGTGGAATAAAAACTTCTGTCCTGTATTTTCTACAAAAACAAATTATGATCAATCCAAATTTTATCGAAGAAAATTTAAAAGATTTATGTGCCTCTATTCAACACACCATCATTAATGTGTTAATGAAAAAATTAAAAAAGGCCATTCAACAAACGGGTGTAAAACACGTATGTATTGCAGGCGGTGTAAGTGCTAACAGTGGTTTAAGAAAAACGCTTACTGATTTTGGCTTAGAAAATAATATAAAGACTTATATACCCGATTTTCAATATTGTGTTGATAATGCTGCTATGATTGCCATTACAGGCTACTATAAATTTCTAAATAATGAGTTTTCCAGCTTAGATATTAGTCCGAGTGCACGAGCTAATTGGTAA